The genomic DNA ACAACAGACTCCTCTATCGTCTCATCAACTGTCTCATCCAAAACTTCCATTCTATGTTTATTAACTAGATAAATTTGATAAGCTATGAAACTGTACACCATAAAAGGCAAAGTTAATAGGAGAACACTATGATGTTGTTTCAGAGTAACTCCGATACATAATAAGAAAAATGGTGGGATAAGTGCAACAATACTAGCATGTAAACTCGTCATGGCTGCGTAGTGATAATAGTTATGGATTTTCATAAAACAGTCTCCTTAGAAAAAATTTCCCTAATACATTCTATGAAACTGTTTCTCTATTCATGATACTTCTTCTTATCCTTGCACCCTTACTTTTGTTCGTTGAACAACATTCTTTACTTTTTTCAAACAAGTTCCAATTAAAAAGAATAGTTTTTTTTCGACCTTTCCAGCTCCATACACGTAACGCTGATAAAAGAATTGAATAACCTCTTCAAGAAACAAGAGAGTAATAAAAGGTGCAAGCGCAAGTAAGACCCATACCGTCATTTAAATCTCCTCCCTGCTAAATGTGTTACAGTGTATTCAAAACAAAACCAATCTATGAAACTCCTATTTTAGGTATTCAATTTTAAAAGTGCATAATAGCCTCAATACTTGCAAGCCCATCCTCATAACCTTGTTGATATAAGTCTTCTAGTCTCGTCGTATTTCTCTCCAATCGGCCAACCTTAATTGGCTTTGTTGGTCGAATAACGATTATATTCCCCTTCTTTTCTTCCTGAATAATCTCATTTATTGTGTCATTATACATTTGATACCGACGCGTTAACGCTCGTTGTAGACCAGGATACTGAGGATACCTCTTTTTTACAAGAAAACTAAATCGGGAAGGTTTTTTTGTGTACCCTTCGTTTCTAGTTAATACTACTACATTCTTTTTATAACCATCACTCTTCGCCTTTTTTAAAGGAATCGAATCACTAATTCCCCCATCTAGTAAGTATCTACTTTTAAAAAAGATTTCTTGTGAAACAAACGGAAGAGAGCTCGACGCTTTCAATACGGTCAACATCTCTTGACCATAATCACTTTTTTTAAAATACAAAGGGTCACCCGTTTTACAGTCAGTTGTTCCAATGACAAATTCTGTTTGATTTTGATAAAAGGATTCAAAGTCAAAAGGTATTAGTCTTGATGGAATTTCATTGAAGATAAAATCCATTCCAAATAACTCCCGGTTTTTTATATAATTTTTCAAAGAGAGATAACGTGAATCCGATATATATTCTAGATTCACCCTTTTATTTCTCCCTTTCTGCTGTGATATATAAGAGGCAGCATTACACGCACCAGCAGATACTCCAATAACATAAGGAAAAGATAATCCGTTCTCTAAGAAGCTCTCTAACACACCTGCCGTATAAACTCCGCGCATTCCGCCGCCCTCTAGTACAAGACCGATTCCATCTAAAAACACATCATTACTTCCTTTCTGCACATCCTTCATTTACATATTATAACAAATTTTTATTTTCTTACATACAAAAAAGCCCAGAGTCTTCCAGGCTTTATGAGAAATATTATCGGATGAGACGGAAAATAAACGGAATTCGATACGAAGTACCCTCGTACGCTTTAATTGCCCCAATAATTGTAAAGATAAATCCAGCCAATCCAACTACCCAAATGGTTAGAAAACCAATTAAGACAATCATTAAAATAAGGCTAA from Robertmurraya sp. FSL R5-0851 includes the following:
- a CDS encoding patatin-like phospholipase family protein, which translates into the protein MQKGSNDVFLDGIGLVLEGGGMRGVYTAGVLESFLENGLSFPYVIGVSAGACNAASYISQQKGRNKRVNLEYISDSRYLSLKNYIKNRELFGMDFIFNEIPSRLIPFDFESFYQNQTEFVIGTTDCKTGDPLYFKKSDYGQEMLTVLKASSSLPFVSQEIFFKSRYLLDGGISDSIPLKKAKSDGYKKNVVVLTRNEGYTKKPSRFSFLVKKRYPQYPGLQRALTRRYQMYNDTINEIIQEEKKGNIIVIRPTKPIKVGRLERNTTRLEDLYQQGYEDGLASIEAIMHF